The following proteins are co-located in the Polymorphospora rubra genome:
- a CDS encoding adenylate kinase, producing the protein MAGPSRILVYGVYGAGKSTVAEDLARRLGLPWHPVDELTWEPGWVEVPTAVQRQRIGAICRQPRWILDGAYGPWLDIPLARADLVVGLDYPRWLSLWRLVRRTARRVVTRERVCNGNHESLGSVFSTESVIVWHFGSFARKRRRMRRWQADPGGPPVLLFRRPADLEDWLADLKAH; encoded by the coding sequence GTGGCTGGTCCGTCGAGAATCCTGGTCTACGGGGTGTACGGCGCCGGAAAGTCCACCGTGGCCGAAGACCTGGCGCGGCGGCTGGGGCTGCCGTGGCACCCGGTCGACGAGCTGACGTGGGAGCCGGGCTGGGTGGAGGTGCCCACCGCCGTGCAGCGGCAGCGGATCGGGGCGATCTGCCGGCAGCCGCGCTGGATCCTCGACGGGGCGTACGGGCCCTGGCTGGACATCCCGTTGGCCCGTGCGGATCTCGTCGTCGGCCTGGACTATCCGCGCTGGCTGTCGCTGTGGCGGCTGGTGCGGCGGACCGCGCGCCGGGTGGTGACCCGGGAGCGGGTCTGCAACGGCAACCACGAGTCGCTGGGCAGCGTGTTCTCCACCGAGTCGGTCATCGTGTGGCACTTCGGGTCGTTCGCCCGCAAGCGTCGGCGGATGCGGCGGTGGCAGGCCGATCCGGGCGGGCCGCCGGTCCTGCTGTTCCGCCGGCCGGCGGATCTCGAGGACTGGCTGGCGGACCTCAAAGCCCACTAA
- a CDS encoding LLM class flavin-dependent oxidoreductase, which produces MPDTSPSMHLAVALDAAGWHPAAWREPTARPAELFTAGYWADLVAEAERGRLDLVTIEDSLGLQSTHPTQPPDTRTDQVRGRLDAVLIAARVAPLTSHIGLVPSVVVTHTEPFHIAKAIATLDYVSGGRAGVQVRVSARPDEAAHFGRRESPDLRNAAAVGELFDEAADYVEVVRRLWDSWEDDAEIRDVATGRFVDRDRVHHIDFTGRWFSVKGPSITPRPPQGQPLVAALAHSGPPHRLIGRSADLGFVTPADPARARAVVAEIRAEQAAAGRAGQSVHILADLVVFLDATGARARARQARLDELAGGPWTSDAAVFAGTPTELADLLQEWQEAGLSGFRLRPATLPYDLEQVTRSLVPELSRRGAFRREYAAGTLRGLLGLPRPANRYATA; this is translated from the coding sequence GTGCCCGACACCTCCCCGTCGATGCATCTCGCCGTGGCACTCGACGCCGCCGGCTGGCATCCCGCCGCCTGGCGCGAGCCGACCGCCCGGCCGGCGGAACTGTTCACCGCCGGCTACTGGGCCGACCTCGTCGCCGAGGCCGAACGCGGCCGGCTCGACCTCGTCACCATCGAAGACTCGCTCGGCCTCCAGTCCACCCACCCGACGCAGCCGCCGGACACCCGCACCGACCAGGTGCGCGGCCGCCTCGACGCGGTCCTGATCGCGGCCCGGGTCGCACCGCTGACCAGCCACATCGGACTGGTACCGAGCGTCGTGGTCACCCACACCGAGCCGTTCCACATCGCCAAGGCGATCGCCACCCTCGACTACGTCTCCGGCGGCCGGGCCGGCGTACAGGTCCGGGTGTCGGCCCGTCCCGACGAGGCGGCCCACTTCGGCCGGCGCGAGTCGCCGGACCTCCGGAACGCGGCGGCGGTCGGCGAGCTGTTCGACGAGGCGGCCGACTACGTCGAGGTCGTCCGGCGGCTCTGGGACAGCTGGGAGGACGACGCCGAGATCCGCGACGTCGCCACCGGCCGTTTCGTCGACCGGGACCGGGTGCACCACATCGACTTCACCGGCCGCTGGTTCAGCGTGAAGGGGCCGTCGATCACCCCCCGCCCGCCGCAGGGGCAACCGCTCGTCGCCGCGCTCGCCCACAGCGGCCCGCCCCACCGGCTGATCGGCCGCTCGGCCGACCTCGGGTTCGTGACCCCGGCCGATCCGGCGCGGGCCCGGGCCGTCGTCGCCGAGATCCGGGCCGAGCAGGCCGCCGCCGGCCGGGCGGGACAGAGCGTGCACATCCTCGCCGACCTTGTCGTGTTCCTCGATGCGACCGGCGCCCGGGCCCGGGCCCGGCAGGCCCGGCTCGACGAACTCGCCGGCGGCCCGTGGACGAGCGACGCGGCGGTCTTCGCCGGCACCCCGACCGAACTCGCCGACCTGCTCCAGGAGTGGCAGGAGGCCGGCCTCAGCGGCTTCCGGCTGCGTCCCGCCACCCTGCCGTACGACCTCGAACAGGTCACCCGGAGCCTCGTACCGGAGCTGTCACGGCGTGGCGCGTTCCGCCGGGAGTACGCCGCCGGCACCCTGCGCGGACTGCTCGGCCTGCCCCGGCCCGCCAACCGGTACGCCACCGCCTGA